In Stieleria varia, one genomic interval encodes:
- a CDS encoding DUF2293 domain-containing protein, with product MPDQTRIVAPGPRERTVRLESGAVLSVPADWELLPPGDAGLTRRVKAGGPTWTVKEKKGRRVFSKGVWAPATRIAQIRQGLEAERSTDSYQRKRAGDVQRREKKQSAYVEDFEQAVLDFLRFDSAHRTTAQKLARAVTRHATPVGSGTVARTQRIPIEQRAESAVIAWMRHQTTAYDEMVIPRVKGKRREVRRMLAEKSRQLLEDYRRGDRALAKDCPIQAAIAGEKTS from the coding sequence ATGCCTGATCAAACACGAATCGTCGCCCCGGGGCCACGTGAACGAACAGTTCGTTTGGAGAGCGGAGCCGTCTTGTCCGTACCCGCCGATTGGGAGTTGTTGCCGCCGGGGGACGCCGGTTTAACGCGTCGAGTGAAGGCGGGCGGACCGACGTGGACGGTGAAAGAAAAAAAAGGGCGACGCGTTTTTTCCAAAGGAGTTTGGGCGCCGGCGACGCGGATTGCTCAAATCCGTCAAGGTCTTGAGGCGGAGCGAAGCACGGATTCGTATCAGCGGAAACGTGCTGGCGATGTTCAGCGTCGTGAAAAGAAGCAATCGGCCTACGTCGAGGATTTCGAGCAAGCGGTCTTGGATTTTCTACGGTTTGACTCGGCGCACCGGACGACTGCCCAGAAATTGGCGCGTGCCGTCACCCGGCACGCCACGCCGGTGGGCAGCGGAACGGTTGCCCGCACGCAGAGAATCCCGATTGAGCAACGTGCCGAATCCGCCGTGATCGCGTGGATGCGTCACCAGACCACCGCGTATGACGAGATGGTCATTCCCCGCGTCAAGGGAAAGCGAAGAGAAGTGCGTCGGATGCTGGCGGAGAAGTCGCGACAATTATTGGAAGATTACCGACGTGGCGATCGTGCTCTTGCCAAAGACTGCCCGATTCAAGCAGCGATCGCCGGCGAAAAGACCTCGTAA
- a CDS encoding NAD(P)/FAD-dependent oxidoreductase produces MTAKPPRVVIVGAGVIGLSAAWYCRRAGYDVTVIERSPQQRDSCSFGNAGLLVPSHFVPLASPGMVALGLRMMMKPRSPFYIKPRLSADLLSWMWRFQKACTKSHVEQSAPLLRDLNMRSRACYQVLQDELPGGFGLQNRGLAMLCRSEAMLHEETEMAEMAHRLEIPAEVLDSSGIERLNPGLDVDVVGGVFYPNDCHLSPATLMSSLVQQLTGDGCRFVWNTPCLGFVADGHAIRAVKTDQHEIEADNVVLASGVWSAELGRQLKLSLPMQAGKGYSVTVPDPPQMPTVSAILTEARVAVTPMGDSLRFGGTMELSGIDGRINQDRVQGILDSIPQYFPAMDTSQWKTLTAWSGLRPCSPDGLPYLGPTRRWQNLVLSTGHAMMGISLALVSGEMVAQWIRGDAPKVSGLQLLSPDRFG; encoded by the coding sequence GTGACTGCCAAGCCGCCCCGCGTCGTGATCGTCGGTGCCGGAGTGATCGGTCTGTCGGCGGCGTGGTACTGCCGCCGCGCGGGATATGACGTCACCGTGATCGAGCGTTCGCCACAGCAACGCGACAGTTGCTCGTTCGGAAACGCGGGGCTCTTGGTGCCGAGTCATTTCGTTCCGCTGGCGTCTCCCGGAATGGTCGCCCTGGGGCTGCGAATGATGATGAAACCGCGATCGCCGTTTTACATCAAGCCTCGGTTGTCGGCTGATTTGTTGAGTTGGATGTGGCGGTTTCAGAAAGCTTGCACGAAGTCTCACGTGGAGCAGTCGGCACCGTTGTTGCGTGATCTGAACATGCGCAGCCGGGCATGTTACCAAGTCTTGCAGGATGAGTTGCCCGGCGGATTCGGTTTGCAGAACCGTGGGCTGGCGATGCTGTGCCGCAGCGAAGCGATGTTGCACGAAGAAACCGAGATGGCGGAAATGGCACATCGGTTGGAGATCCCGGCTGAGGTACTTGATTCATCAGGCATTGAGCGACTCAATCCAGGGCTTGACGTGGACGTGGTGGGTGGCGTGTTTTATCCCAACGACTGCCATCTTTCACCGGCGACTCTGATGTCGTCATTGGTTCAGCAGTTGACTGGCGACGGATGCCGATTCGTGTGGAACACACCGTGTCTTGGTTTTGTTGCCGATGGACACGCCATTCGCGCAGTCAAGACGGATCAACATGAGATCGAAGCCGACAACGTGGTCTTAGCATCCGGCGTCTGGTCGGCCGAGCTGGGTCGGCAACTCAAGCTCTCGTTGCCGATGCAGGCCGGCAAGGGCTACAGTGTGACGGTTCCCGATCCACCGCAGATGCCGACCGTCTCCGCGATCCTGACGGAAGCACGTGTGGCGGTGACGCCGATGGGCGACTCGCTCCGGTTCGGCGGAACGATGGAGTTGTCTGGAATTGATGGCCGTATCAATCAAGACCGCGTACAGGGAATCTTGGATTCGATCCCCCAGTACTTTCCCGCCATGGATACCAGCCAGTGGAAAACATTGACCGCGTGGAGCGGTTTGAGGCCCTGTTCACCTGATGGGCTGCCCTACTTAGGACCGACCCGGCGGTGGCAGAACCTCGTTTTGTCGACAGGACACGCCATGATGGGGATCAGCTTGGCATTGGTCTCCGGTGAAATGGTCGCTCAGTGGATCCGAGGAGATGCGCCAAAGGTCAGCGGATTACAACTGCTCTCGCCCGACCGGTTCGGATAG
- a CDS encoding sulfatase — protein MSRIVPFPMRSTWFCIVLVLSGVCSTVCAFAADRPNVLLLCVDDLRPELNCFGKDYIHSPNIDQLAASGRPFHRHYVQAPTCGASRFTLLTGTYGPGDNGALFKRAAQMAKTPDMVPPSMPKWFRNHGYTTVSVGKVSHHPGGRGGPDWDDDQQPEMPGAWDRHLLPAGPWQHPRGAMHGLANGEIRGNASKMDLFQSVAGDDSIYPDGLIVDEALNQLDDLGTKAKTDPAGNPFFLAVGIIRPHLPFGSPKKYMQHYVDASLPEIPHPSKPSGKTTWHGSGEFMKYNRWSRNPNDDAEFATEVRKHYAACVSYADASVGRVLSRLDSLGLRDDTIVVLWGDHGWHLGEHAVWGKHTLFEESLRSPLVIRVPGMQQAGMKTDSIVETLDVFPTLCELTRLPIPEFVDGVSLVPILNSPDAAGHDAVSYNAHRTLRTDSHRLVLHRSGEAELYDHTVDPGETKNIASSEPDLVKELSGRLTKRLAGR, from the coding sequence ATGAGCAGAATTGTCCCTTTTCCGATGCGATCCACTTGGTTTTGCATCGTGTTGGTCCTGAGCGGCGTGTGTAGCACGGTTTGTGCCTTTGCAGCGGATCGTCCCAACGTGCTGCTGTTGTGCGTCGATGACTTGAGACCGGAGTTGAATTGTTTTGGCAAGGACTACATCCACTCGCCCAACATCGATCAACTGGCCGCTTCTGGACGTCCGTTCCATCGGCACTATGTCCAAGCCCCGACCTGCGGCGCATCGCGGTTCACTTTGTTGACCGGTACCTACGGACCGGGGGACAATGGGGCGTTGTTCAAACGGGCCGCTCAAATGGCCAAGACACCCGACATGGTTCCGCCGAGCATGCCGAAATGGTTTCGCAATCACGGCTACACAACGGTTTCTGTGGGCAAGGTTTCGCATCATCCCGGCGGACGTGGCGGTCCAGACTGGGACGATGATCAACAACCCGAGATGCCTGGCGCATGGGACAGGCATCTGCTGCCCGCCGGTCCTTGGCAACATCCACGCGGTGCCATGCACGGATTGGCCAACGGTGAGATCCGTGGTAATGCGTCCAAGATGGACTTGTTTCAATCGGTCGCCGGAGACGACTCGATTTATCCCGACGGACTGATCGTGGACGAAGCGTTGAATCAACTGGATGATTTGGGGACCAAAGCGAAGACCGACCCGGCGGGCAATCCGTTTTTCTTAGCCGTGGGAATCATTCGCCCGCACCTGCCATTCGGCTCGCCAAAGAAATACATGCAGCACTACGTCGACGCGTCGCTGCCGGAGATTCCGCATCCGAGCAAGCCATCGGGAAAGACAACTTGGCACGGGTCCGGCGAGTTCATGAAATACAATCGCTGGTCGCGAAACCCGAATGACGATGCCGAGTTTGCCACCGAAGTTCGCAAGCACTACGCGGCGTGTGTGAGCTATGCGGATGCATCGGTGGGTCGTGTCTTGTCCCGACTGGATTCACTGGGGCTGCGTGATGATACGATCGTCGTGTTGTGGGGAGACCACGGTTGGCATCTTGGCGAGCACGCGGTGTGGGGCAAGCACACGTTGTTCGAGGAGTCGTTGCGGTCGCCGCTAGTGATTCGTGTTCCTGGGATGCAGCAGGCCGGGATGAAGACCGATTCGATCGTGGAGACATTGGACGTTTTTCCGACCTTGTGTGAATTGACGCGGCTACCGATTCCAGAATTCGTTGACGGTGTATCGCTGGTCCCGATCTTGAACTCGCCTGATGCGGCTGGTCACGACGCGGTGTCCTACAACGCCCATCGAACGCTGCGGACCGACTCGCATCGACTGGTGCTGCATCGTAGCGGCGAGGCAGAGCTTTACGATCACACGGTCGATCCAGGTGAAACAAAGAATATCGCGTCGTCTGAACCGGACCTGGTTAAAGAACTTAGCGGCCGACTGACGAAGCGTTTGGCAGGACGTTGA
- a CDS encoding proline racemase family protein, with protein MSERIDVIDSHTAGEPTRVVIDGGGNALATALNTDQPLSERLATFRDSLDHYRRAIACEPRGHDVLVGAVLCPPYDPDCSVGVIFFNNVGFLGMCGHGMIGVVRTLIHLGRLGIGHTRIDTPVGTVGVSVNEDGSISIENVSSYRMHQDVSVNVPGLGTVVGDVAWGGNGFFLVKQPTFEISLPRVRDLQRAAADIRDAVRDAGHTIVDHLELFASNTPADADSQNFVLCPGLEYDRSPCGTGTSAKLACLAADGRLAPGDTWRQAGVHGSKFSAHYRWDDESTGRIFPTITGRAYVTGQAQLIFDPEDPFCWGFGGSQSETQQ; from the coding sequence ATGAGCGAGCGGATCGATGTGATCGACTCCCACACCGCAGGGGAACCGACCCGAGTGGTGATTGACGGAGGCGGCAATGCTTTGGCAACGGCACTGAACACCGATCAACCGTTGTCCGAACGATTGGCAACGTTTCGTGATTCACTGGATCACTACCGTCGTGCCATCGCGTGTGAACCTCGTGGTCACGATGTCTTGGTGGGGGCTGTATTGTGCCCACCCTACGATCCCGATTGCAGTGTCGGAGTGATTTTCTTTAACAACGTCGGTTTCCTGGGGATGTGCGGCCACGGAATGATTGGTGTTGTGCGAACACTGATCCACCTGGGACGGTTGGGCATTGGGCATACGCGAATCGACACACCAGTGGGTACTGTCGGTGTCAGTGTCAATGAAGACGGCAGTATCAGCATCGAGAACGTATCCAGTTACCGAATGCATCAGGATGTGTCCGTCAACGTGCCTGGCCTGGGAACGGTGGTCGGCGATGTGGCGTGGGGCGGCAATGGATTCTTTTTGGTCAAGCAACCGACGTTCGAGATCAGTCTGCCTCGCGTCCGAGATTTGCAGCGTGCCGCCGCCGACATTCGAGATGCGGTTCGCGATGCAGGGCATACGATCGTCGATCACCTCGAGTTATTTGCGTCGAACACGCCAGCGGACGCGGACTCTCAGAATTTTGTCCTGTGCCCGGGGCTAGAGTACGATCGCTCCCCGTGTGGGACGGGCACCAGTGCCAAACTCGCATGTCTTGCCGCCGACGGACGGCTCGCCCCCGGTGACACTTGGCGACAGGCCGGCGTGCACGGGTCAAAATTCTCGGCTCACTATCGATGGGATGATGAATCGACGGGCAGGATCTTTCCCACGATCACCGGCCGTGCGTACGTCACTGGCCAGGCTCAGTTGATCTTTGATCCTGAGGATCCATTCTGTTGGGGGTTTGGTGGTTCTCAATCGGAAACCCAACAGTGA
- a CDS encoding proprotein convertase P-domain-containing protein — protein MFIELRKCAIAAVMVAMCVSVASADFIDFSGGATSIPNNSLGGVNSVINVTTDEIISDLSVTIFDFRHTWVGDLTARIISPNGTSADLFVRPLTNLFFYGDSSDLRGDYTFIDGGDDFTAEAASRGSNSRLRNRDYQASTTNGTPVSLAAMFAGESTVGAWTLFLSDTAIGDIGSIDGWGLSFTSTPAPVASVPEPSSLIYFGLAGTLMLRRRRRRSVVVAESETES, from the coding sequence ATGTTTATCGAACTGCGCAAGTGCGCGATCGCAGCTGTCATGGTGGCAATGTGCGTGAGTGTTGCATCAGCAGACTTCATTGATTTTTCAGGAGGCGCGACCTCTATCCCGAACAACAGTCTGGGTGGAGTGAACAGCGTGATCAATGTCACCACGGACGAGATCATCAGCGACCTTTCCGTCACCATTTTTGACTTTCGACATACATGGGTGGGCGACTTGACGGCCCGTATCATTTCGCCCAATGGCACATCAGCTGATTTATTTGTTCGGCCACTCACCAACCTGTTCTTTTACGGTGACTCGTCCGATTTGCGTGGCGACTACACGTTCATCGATGGCGGTGACGACTTCACTGCAGAGGCAGCATCTCGCGGTAGCAATTCACGACTGCGAAACCGCGACTACCAGGCATCAACGACCAACGGGACTCCTGTTTCGCTCGCCGCGATGTTTGCCGGCGAGTCGACGGTCGGTGCCTGGACGTTGTTTTTGAGCGACACTGCGATTGGAGACATCGGATCAATCGATGGTTGGGGATTGAGCTTCACGTCGACACCGGCCCCGGTTGCATCCGTTCCCGAACCCAGTTCGCTCATCTACTTTGGACTGGCCGGTACATTGATGTTGAGACGGCGTCGGCGGCGAAGTGTGGTCGTGGCAGAAAGCGAAACCGAATCTTGA
- a CDS encoding caspase family protein, with protein sequence MIQKMGLCATAVLLSISLGLLPAAGQDKYAVVVGVETYDTSVFENLKFAAEDANELADSLQAIGFKTTVLTGDAESSRLRPTTPGKITAAIQSVANSCQPGDTLLVSLSGHGVQFSDESPLPSGVKETYFCPSDADLADKSSLLPISPLMQMINSVRADRKLLLIDACQEAVLSKNASSKGAKRIDLGSIHENRQSVPQGMATLFSCSSGQRSWEHAEIGHSVFTYYVVNYLQGGADSQFYSSGSLELNGLVNYVGKKTNDYVIGKNISPDGQFPVLRGSYANWSLGKVRGVDEKPRLLDLSADQRSARIQKARAELGRLERQYFADAELVSNARDNNGWSIEDDLRKVFIWCRVDGPRALRFDLSKIVEHEAQGRFMTELCAIDTAEHAGMYQQQVARMLAEFTRLKPNLNEWQQESINEIAAFYSERSTRQLLNEFDPGQALYTKSFPFIRRIIAKTSVDERASEFSAARYEDADRAIILSLQGRYDDATGVDTVMSHSPNAVIAPAILGRIDDAKKIALTQSNDGYQRAALLMIVNVLLDENRREDAVKQLASLQSPYDASVCTSSIPLPVYGFEYAVSIGGNFGMAAFTAGRLDSEAFYKRIAAAESMYLRSAPWNPPPREIRQREIQLRLAYLTGLVNDLR encoded by the coding sequence ATGATTCAGAAAATGGGACTGTGTGCAACGGCAGTGCTGTTGTCGATCTCGCTGGGGCTGCTGCCAGCGGCCGGGCAGGACAAGTACGCCGTGGTCGTGGGCGTGGAGACCTATGACACGAGTGTCTTTGAGAATCTGAAGTTCGCGGCCGAGGATGCCAATGAGCTGGCGGACTCGCTGCAGGCGATCGGATTCAAAACGACCGTCCTGACCGGGGACGCGGAATCTTCGCGATTGCGGCCGACGACACCGGGAAAGATCACTGCGGCGATCCAGTCCGTTGCCAACAGTTGCCAGCCCGGCGACACCTTGCTGGTCAGTCTGTCCGGACACGGCGTTCAGTTTTCTGATGAAAGTCCGCTACCCTCTGGGGTCAAGGAAACGTATTTCTGTCCCAGCGATGCGGACCTCGCGGACAAATCCAGCTTGTTGCCGATATCGCCGTTGATGCAGATGATCAACTCGGTCCGCGCCGATCGAAAGCTGCTGTTGATCGATGCATGCCAAGAAGCCGTCCTGTCGAAAAATGCGAGTTCGAAAGGTGCGAAGCGAATTGATTTGGGCAGCATCCACGAGAACCGTCAGAGCGTGCCTCAAGGCATGGCAACGTTGTTCAGTTGCAGCAGTGGGCAACGCAGTTGGGAGCATGCCGAAATCGGACACAGCGTGTTTACCTACTATGTCGTGAACTACTTGCAGGGCGGTGCCGACTCACAGTTCTACAGTAGCGGCAGTCTCGAGCTAAACGGGTTGGTCAACTATGTGGGCAAGAAGACCAACGACTACGTGATCGGCAAGAACATCTCTCCGGACGGTCAATTTCCAGTGCTTCGGGGCAGCTATGCCAACTGGTCCTTGGGCAAAGTTCGTGGGGTGGATGAGAAGCCGCGCCTGTTGGACTTGTCGGCTGACCAGCGAAGCGCACGCATTCAGAAAGCACGTGCGGAATTGGGACGATTGGAGCGTCAGTATTTCGCCGACGCAGAATTGGTGAGCAACGCAAGGGACAACAACGGTTGGAGCATCGAAGATGACTTGCGCAAAGTCTTCATCTGGTGCCGGGTCGATGGTCCTCGGGCCTTGAGATTTGATCTGTCGAAGATTGTGGAGCATGAGGCGCAGGGACGGTTCATGACGGAACTGTGTGCGATCGACACGGCAGAACACGCTGGCATGTATCAACAGCAAGTCGCTCGCATGCTTGCCGAATTCACGCGTCTGAAACCCAACCTGAATGAATGGCAACAGGAAAGCATCAATGAGATCGCGGCCTTTTACTCTGAGCGATCGACGCGACAATTGCTCAACGAGTTTGATCCAGGGCAAGCACTTTATACCAAGTCGTTTCCCTTCATTCGACGCATCATCGCGAAAACATCCGTTGACGAACGTGCCTCCGAGTTTTCCGCTGCTCGCTACGAAGACGCTGACAGAGCGATCATCTTGTCGCTGCAAGGCAGATACGACGACGCAACTGGTGTGGACACGGTCATGTCGCACTCGCCCAACGCGGTGATTGCTCCTGCGATCCTTGGTCGAATCGACGATGCGAAGAAGATCGCCTTGACGCAGTCCAACGATGGCTACCAGCGGGCGGCGCTGCTGATGATCGTGAACGTTTTGTTGGATGAGAATCGGCGTGAAGATGCGGTCAAGCAACTAGCGTCGCTGCAGAGTCCGTACGATGCATCCGTTTGTACAAGTTCCATTCCGCTGCCCGTTTATGGTTTCGAATATGCGGTATCCATAGGAGGGAATTTTGGAATGGCAGCGTTTACTGCGGGACGTCTGGACAGCGAAGCGTTTTACAAGCGGATTGCAGCTGCAGAGTCTATGTATCTACGCAGTGCGCCATGGAATCCGCCGCCGAGAGAGATACGCCAGAGGGAGATCCAGTTGCGACTGGCTTACTTGACCGGTTTGGTCAACGATTTACGTTAG
- a CDS encoding PIG-L deacetylase family protein, with protein sequence MNELPEPLDVLVVAAHPDDAEVACGGTLAMLADAGHRVGVVDLTDGEPTPYSSGPQQRMEEATQAGKILGLAMRVQLDLPNRRLMDGVDERLALAKVFRTYRPRVVIGFGDKTPMASPDHYQAMQITDAAVFYSRLSKWEQQFDGLPVHPVQRQLYFRLAVDSTILPTNPFHTLIDISQTLERKLQAVACYRSQFDHKTTILERVRAAAVATGSIAGVGAAESFAAARPFATSDLFGALGLG encoded by the coding sequence GTGAACGAATTGCCTGAACCCTTGGACGTGCTCGTTGTGGCTGCCCACCCCGATGACGCAGAAGTAGCCTGTGGAGGTACGCTGGCGATGCTTGCCGATGCCGGTCATCGGGTCGGTGTCGTTGACCTTACCGATGGTGAGCCGACTCCTTACTCGTCGGGGCCACAGCAGCGAATGGAGGAAGCCACGCAAGCGGGCAAGATCTTGGGGCTCGCGATGCGAGTTCAGTTGGATTTGCCCAATCGCCGGTTAATGGACGGGGTGGATGAGCGTTTGGCGTTGGCCAAAGTCTTTCGGACGTATCGGCCGCGAGTCGTGATCGGATTCGGAGACAAAACCCCGATGGCTTCGCCCGATCACTATCAAGCAATGCAGATCACCGATGCGGCTGTGTTCTACAGTCGGTTGAGCAAGTGGGAGCAGCAGTTTGATGGGCTGCCGGTTCATCCGGTCCAGCGGCAGTTGTATTTTCGGTTGGCGGTCGACTCGACGATCTTGCCCACGAACCCATTTCACACGCTGATCGATATCTCTCAAACTTTGGAAAGAAAGCTTCAGGCAGTTGCATGTTATCGATCACAGTTTGATCACAAAACAACGATCTTAGAACGAGTTCGCGCGGCTGCGGTCGCGACCGGTTCGATTGCCGGCGTGGGCGCAGCAGAGAGCTTTGCCGCAGCGAGACCCTTTGCCACCTCTGATCTGTTTGGTGCCCTCGGGCTCGGATGA
- a CDS encoding dihydrodipicolinate synthase family protein — MVSGSSVFRGCIPALMTPCDAQGTPNWDALVDKAQRLMSAGMSGVVYCGSMGDWPLLTDEQRQVGVKRLVDAGIPVVVGTGAQNSMIAAAHAAHAEEVGAAGLMVIPRVLSRGTSPAAQYDHFASVLSSAPTLPSVIYNSPYYGFETKADLFFQLREKFDNLVGFKEFGGAQSLRYAGEHITHQSDSIVLMAGVDTQVFHGFVHCGAAGAITGIGNCLPVEVLTLIALCRRAATGDCEARRLAWELDRALHVLSTFDEGPDLVLYYKYILVLLGETEYEHHFIATDRLSDSQRGYVTAQLKLFQDWWQQWYRPQYSEYSQDLPE, encoded by the coding sequence ATGGTCTCTGGCAGCAGTGTATTTCGCGGGTGCATCCCCGCTTTGATGACTCCCTGTGACGCCCAAGGCACCCCCAACTGGGACGCGTTGGTGGACAAAGCTCAGCGGCTGATGTCCGCGGGCATGAGCGGCGTTGTTTATTGCGGCTCGATGGGCGATTGGCCGTTGTTGACCGACGAGCAGCGTCAAGTCGGGGTCAAGCGATTGGTCGACGCGGGCATTCCGGTGGTGGTCGGCACGGGGGCGCAAAACAGCATGATTGCTGCGGCACACGCGGCGCACGCGGAGGAAGTGGGCGCGGCCGGACTGATGGTGATCCCACGTGTGTTGTCGCGGGGCACATCGCCCGCCGCACAGTACGATCATTTTGCCAGCGTGCTCTCCTCGGCGCCAACGCTGCCGTCGGTCATCTACAACAGCCCGTACTATGGTTTTGAAACCAAAGCCGATTTGTTTTTTCAGCTACGTGAGAAATTCGACAACCTGGTCGGTTTTAAAGAATTCGGTGGCGCCCAATCGCTACGATATGCGGGCGAGCACATCACACATCAAAGTGATTCGATCGTGTTGATGGCCGGTGTGGACACACAAGTATTCCATGGGTTTGTGCACTGCGGCGCAGCGGGGGCGATCACCGGCATCGGCAACTGTCTGCCGGTGGAAGTCTTGACATTGATCGCGTTGTGTCGCCGTGCTGCGACCGGTGATTGTGAAGCCAGGCGACTGGCGTGGGAGCTGGATCGGGCGTTGCACGTCTTGTCAACGTTTGATGAAGGCCCGGATTTGGTTTTGTACTACAAGTACATCTTGGTGTTGTTGGGCGAGACGGAATACGAGCATCATTTCATCGCGACCGATCGACTCAGCGATTCGCAACGCGGGTATGTGACGGCACAGTTGAAACTGTTCCAAGATTGGTGGCAGCAGTGGTATCGCCCGCAGTATTCCGAGTATTCGCAGGATCTGCCCGAATGA
- a CDS encoding DUF6348 family protein has product MSGCSRQATDDLRAGSASEYDEIINYTPAAERKPDAVTNRGREFFVDWLGKHGHESVIDDETGVGIADNATRLWSFLYDVSGDDAEGYVAEVEFRIVLPDGREIIEFVAGAGSTSDDAIGMTFVNFTLSTFHVVYAGFMDTADQHVSRKQVTVNGKPWTITSAGMMTFGGDDVGDFGGIDEAFFKAISEETLSDKIHWGKLVYGRSSDQILECSVTVDNLISQELSTEMRAAPWPATAKYYLAKQFIVLQPGNH; this is encoded by the coding sequence ATGAGTGGATGTAGCCGGCAGGCGACCGATGATCTCCGTGCCGGCAGTGCATCGGAGTACGACGAAATCATCAACTACACGCCGGCGGCGGAAAGGAAGCCCGATGCGGTCACCAATCGCGGACGCGAGTTCTTTGTCGATTGGCTCGGCAAACACGGGCACGAAAGTGTCATCGACGACGAAACCGGCGTCGGCATCGCCGACAATGCGACGCGACTCTGGTCGTTCTTGTACGACGTCAGCGGGGATGATGCAGAGGGCTATGTGGCGGAGGTGGAGTTTCGGATCGTGTTGCCTGATGGACGTGAGATCATCGAGTTCGTTGCCGGTGCGGGCTCGACATCCGATGACGCGATCGGGATGACGTTTGTGAATTTCACCTTGTCCACCTTTCACGTCGTCTATGCGGGGTTCATGGACACGGCGGATCAGCATGTTTCCAGAAAACAGGTGACCGTCAACGGCAAGCCGTGGACCATCACGTCGGCCGGAATGATGACGTTCGGCGGAGACGACGTTGGGGACTTCGGCGGAATCGACGAAGCATTCTTCAAAGCGATTTCCGAGGAAACGCTGAGTGACAAAATCCACTGGGGTAAACTGGTCTACGGTCGCAGCAGCGACCAGATCCTGGAGTGCTCCGTGACCGTCGACAATCTGATTTCACAAGAACTCTCCACTGAAATGCGTGCCGCTCCGTGGCCGGCGACGGCAAAATACTATCTCGCAAAACAATTCATCGTCCTGCAACCTGGAAACCATTGA